In Maridesulfovibrio sp., a single genomic region encodes these proteins:
- a CDS encoding DUF4172 domain-containing protein: MWIHEHQDWPNFSWNAEKLISKLADNTTVGLLC, encoded by the coding sequence ATGTGGATACACGAACATCAAGACTGGCCGAACTTCTCATGGAACGCTGAAAAGCTTATTTCCAAACTGGCAGACAATACCACAGTGGGCTTACTGTGTTAG
- a CDS encoding AbiJ-NTD4 domain-containing protein — MTSFSERMGYAAPPEFLQLDGMTDELRCLLANLCVDNLTYLNTNKLLTIEKRMHHVLKKEYGTFSFTNTEMHRLDEYYSFMHNNFRTFFKNLEWHQRYSIIEILVSSFSKIEEQIAFIIILNKILEQENSGYRMNKKCLLVRITNKKELEEVEEAQNNNYETVKLHMNKAVVLFSDRDNPDYANAVKESISAVEALARHLTGQDNGKLGQLVKQLDLHKALAGAISQFYGWTNDDAGIRHALKDSNSPVDFDTAKFAIVTNSAVINFITAKFKK, encoded by the coding sequence ATGACTTCTTTTTCAGAACGCATGGGTTATGCCGCCCCACCTGAATTCTTGCAACTAGATGGGATGACCGATGAGCTTCGTTGCTTACTCGCCAACCTTTGTGTTGATAATCTTACATACTTGAATACCAACAAATTATTAACAATAGAAAAACGTATGCATCACGTTTTAAAAAAAGAATATGGAACCTTTTCATTCACTAACACCGAGATGCATAGACTAGATGAATATTATAGCTTTATGCACAACAATTTTCGTACTTTTTTTAAAAATCTAGAATGGCACCAACGTTACAGCATTATAGAAATCTTAGTATCTTCTTTTTCTAAAATTGAAGAACAAATTGCTTTTATTATCATTCTGAATAAAATTCTTGAACAAGAAAATTCAGGATACAGAATGAACAAAAAGTGCTTGCTAGTTCGTATTACAAATAAAAAAGAACTAGAAGAAGTAGAAGAAGCCCAAAACAATAATTATGAAACGGTAAAACTGCATATGAATAAGGCTGTTGTTCTTTTTTCCGACAGAGATAATCCAGACTATGCCAATGCAGTTAAAGAAAGCATTAGCGCAGTCGAAGCATTAGCAAGACATCTTACAGGACAAGATAATGGTAAACTTGGACAACTTGTAAAACAACTTGATTTACACAAAGCTCTCGCTGGAGCCATCAGCCAATTTTACGGATGGACTAATGACGATGCAGGAATCAGGCATGCACTCAAAGATTCGAATTCACCCGTTGATTTTGACACTGCTAAATTCGCTATCGTTACCAACTCAGCTGTAATCAACTTTATTACGGCAAAATTTAAAAAATAA
- a CDS encoding restriction endonuclease subunit S, with translation MSSSGKTQQLGSVCELISGQHIAAKDYNTSREGIGYLTGPSDFGHLNPMISKWTEHPKKTALEGDILITVKGSGVGKTNVLNHKEVAISRQLVAVRVISANPSYVYAYLLSCFDHLQDLATGAAIPGLSRNQILSLPIVLPPLQEQKRIVAIFDKAFAAIDKAIANTEKNLANARELFESYLNGVFAEPGDDWEEKKLDELIKITHGHAFKSKDFEVSDDNSKPIVLTPGNYSEDAKLKFNSKNTKRLISSIPEGYLFTKGDLTVVMTDLSSKMKILGKPAIIDTNNILHNQRIGKIIFSEDRLKKRFLFYFLQSRIFSDSIKATATGTMVRHTAPKRILANKICFPKDKQEQQKIIVELEELKANAQQLVSIYQQKLTNLQDLKQSILQKAFAGELTASAAAEMVDQQMEN, from the coding sequence GTGAGTTCATCAGGTAAGACACAACAGCTTGGTTCGGTATGTGAGCTTATTTCAGGTCAACATATTGCAGCAAAAGACTACAATACTTCCCGTGAAGGTATTGGATATTTGACTGGTCCATCTGATTTTGGCCACCTGAATCCTATGATTTCAAAATGGACAGAACACCCAAAAAAGACTGCTCTGGAAGGTGACATATTAATAACAGTAAAAGGCTCTGGGGTAGGCAAAACAAATGTCCTTAATCATAAAGAGGTTGCTATTAGTCGTCAGCTAGTGGCTGTTCGTGTGATTTCTGCAAATCCAAGTTATGTCTATGCGTATCTGCTGTCATGTTTTGACCATTTACAAGATTTAGCAACTGGCGCAGCTATTCCCGGATTATCTCGAAATCAAATTTTATCGCTGCCCATTGTACTCCCTCCACTCCAGGAACAAAAACGCATAGTGGCTATTTTCGACAAAGCTTTTGCGGCCATTGATAAAGCTATTGCCAATACTGAGAAGAATCTCGCTAATGCTCGGGAGTTGTTTGAGAGCTATTTGAATGGTGTTTTTGCGGAGCCGGGTGATGATTGGGAAGAAAAAAAACTTGATGAGTTAATTAAGATTACCCATGGGCATGCATTTAAAAGCAAAGATTTTGAAGTTAGTGACGATAATTCAAAACCAATTGTTTTAACACCGGGTAATTACTCCGAAGATGCTAAGTTAAAATTTAACAGCAAAAATACGAAAAGATTAATTTCTTCAATACCAGAAGGTTATTTATTCACAAAAGGCGATCTAACTGTGGTCATGACTGATTTATCCTCCAAAATGAAAATATTAGGGAAGCCTGCCATTATCGATACCAATAACATCCTTCATAATCAACGAATAGGAAAAATAATATTCAGTGAAGATAGACTGAAAAAACGTTTTTTATTTTATTTCCTTCAGTCACGCATCTTTTCAGACTCAATAAAAGCTACAGCAACAGGGACCATGGTTCGTCATACTGCTCCCAAACGAATATTGGCTAATAAAATTTGTTTTCCTAAAGATAAACAGGAACAACAAAAAATCATTGTCGAATTAGAGGAATTAAAAGCTAACGCTCAACAACTTGTATCTATCTACCAACAAAAACTAACCAACCTCCAAGACCTAAAACAATCCATCCTGCAAAAAGCCTTTGCGGGTGAACTTACCGCTTCTGCCGCGGCGGAAATGGTTGATCAACAAATGGAGAACTGA
- a CDS encoding N-6 DNA methylase, whose amino-acid sequence MFEQTFKNIDDVLWKEAGCSSELDYTEQTSWMLFLKYLDDLEQDRAMQAELRGESYEFIIDEKHRWSVWAAPKNADGSFDHDTALTGDDLISYVDEELFPYLKGFKQRASSSDTIEYKIGEIFGEIKNKFQSGYSLRDALELMDKLQFKSQKEKHELSHLYETKIKNMGNAGRNGGEYYTPRPLIRAMINVVNPTIGETIYDGACGSAGFLCESFDYLRYGADGKGVDLSTGQLKALQTATFYGKEKKSLAYVIAIMNLILHGIDTPNILHINTLAENLADVQEKDRYDIILANPPFGGKERKEIQQNFSIKTGETAFLFLQHFIKYLKAGGRAAVVIKNTFLSNSDNASKALRQELLESCNLHTVLDCPGGTFLGAGVKTVVLFFEKGAPTRKTWYYQLDPGRSLGKTNPLNDDDLKEFVEFQKSGKESEKSWTVDIKDVDQDSFDLSVKNPNAPEEAPLRSPEEILAEMVELDKETADILGVVRGML is encoded by the coding sequence ATGTTTGAGCAGACTTTTAAAAATATAGATGACGTTCTCTGGAAGGAAGCTGGTTGTTCCTCAGAGCTTGATTATACCGAGCAGACTTCGTGGATGCTGTTCCTTAAATATCTTGATGATCTTGAGCAGGATCGCGCCATGCAGGCTGAATTGCGTGGAGAAAGCTACGAGTTCATCATTGATGAAAAGCATCGCTGGTCCGTATGGGCTGCGCCTAAGAATGCTGACGGCAGTTTTGATCACGATACAGCCCTTACCGGTGATGACCTGATTTCATACGTTGATGAAGAGCTGTTCCCCTATCTGAAAGGATTCAAGCAGCGTGCTTCTTCGTCCGACACCATTGAATACAAGATCGGTGAAATTTTTGGGGAGATCAAAAACAAGTTTCAGTCCGGCTATTCCCTGCGGGATGCTCTGGAGCTGATGGATAAGCTTCAGTTCAAGTCCCAGAAGGAGAAGCACGAGCTTTCCCATCTGTACGAAACCAAGATCAAGAACATGGGCAACGCGGGCCGTAACGGTGGTGAGTACTACACCCCCAGACCGCTTATCCGGGCCATGATCAATGTGGTTAACCCGACCATTGGTGAAACCATTTATGACGGTGCTTGCGGTTCTGCGGGCTTCCTCTGTGAAAGTTTCGATTACCTGCGATATGGCGCGGACGGCAAAGGTGTTGATCTGAGTACCGGACAGCTTAAAGCTTTGCAGACCGCAACTTTCTACGGCAAAGAGAAAAAGTCACTCGCATACGTCATTGCCATCATGAACTTGATTCTACACGGCATTGATACCCCCAACATTTTGCATATCAATACCCTTGCCGAAAACCTTGCTGATGTTCAGGAAAAGGACCGTTATGACATTATCCTTGCCAACCCGCCATTCGGGGGCAAAGAGCGAAAGGAGATTCAGCAGAACTTCTCCATCAAGACCGGGGAAACCGCTTTTCTGTTCCTGCAGCATTTTATCAAGTACCTGAAAGCAGGCGGCAGGGCAGCTGTTGTTATCAAGAATACCTTTCTCTCCAACTCTGATAATGCATCCAAGGCATTACGGCAGGAACTTCTTGAGAGCTGCAACTTGCATACTGTCCTTGATTGTCCCGGCGGAACCTTCCTCGGTGCTGGAGTAAAAACCGTAGTGCTGTTCTTTGAAAAGGGCGCACCTACCCGCAAGACATGGTATTACCAGCTTGATCCCGGAAGGAGTCTTGGCAAGACCAATCCTCTGAATGACGATGATTTGAAAGAGTTTGTCGAGTTTCAGAAGAGTGGGAAAGAGTCTGAAAAGTCATGGACTGTTGATATCAAGGATGTTGATCAGGATTCATTTGATCTTTCTGTGAAGAATCCCAATGCGCCGGAAGAGGCTCCTTTGCGTTCGCCGGAAGAGATACTTGCGGAGATGGTGGAGCTGGATAAGGAGACCGCTGATATTTTGGGTGTTGTGCGGGGGATGTTGTGA
- a CDS encoding tetratricopeptide repeat protein has protein sequence MTKPYLEKVGDTVSAYWEGMSGPVALEGEYPLFEKWQDQYQTLYRTDSAADEYKELGSAMLAWLKEKGLWAQLAKGVRHKGFLEIRVSPDELRWAEKDQKVQDACAHTRIFLDLPWEILAENDLYLAAHSGTPFCPIRRIGKPNGNIASPSPYRLSMAFMAASPSDVRTVLNFELEESAILRATRDKNLELVVEESGNLDQLSETIGDMYSNLPSGHRGMDALHLSCHGRADRVAEPLLLLESEVGTEKTVTANKFLSALSLHKPRLLFLSACQSAKSAANAVSDSMALACVKEGMPAVIGWGESVYDSQASLFAANLYKFLSNNGDLESSVARARYSLLVPEDERAPAQNWHLARLYLGPDGGGVLANGTKARLSLSRDHGVKAFLDTDRQQVPVASRFDFVGRRRDIQQILAEFNSKSHAGVCVHGTGRQGKSSLAARIACRMPNHEVVVVYGPKERGGDQSVHYQAHMILEAIAKKDMDGIDKIMDSYREEVRNNPAQLRAALKKILKNCDNEQKPILLVVDDFEQALVAPESDDSIHMVKPDCSPAIAALIEAFDAHTGRSRLLFTSRYRFCLHKDGRDLCDKLLYLNLRPMKEEESRKQALAKNNSSGDRLENVLEMRIIKAVKGNAGLQDRLFRLGVEDEDACITALEHLEAYIAEGRDPEQEVVRAHLDDIFAKTTFELLNRQEQDILRLSTLFNVPVVDSVFTKFVQNLSIMSVDDNPDRCFKRLVAFGLWDTMPDYFEPQEASFIAAPLAAPRALGSRQFSEEEIRGAINAILPDLLSHWGGADRSKRPFAFDEELFRLAMRAENAAILNICSADALRSLKDKTHYVTLAETAEKALEIILTKTRPDPELLYVAAEICQDGGKTASALEMAYEAVESYERRNNLDNDDQFQLSSARLRLARLQNQSGYPDKALEQFKSARDEFEQLGDARSRAITLGDIAKIYTNKGKIEQALELHRERLKVYEQLGDTRSRAVTLGDIARIYTNKGKIEQALELMNEAKLIYEQLGDTRSRAVTLGDIARIYTDKGKIEQALELMNEAKLIYEQLGDTRSRAVTLGDIARIYTNKGKIEQALELMNEAKLIYEQLGDTRSRAVTLGDIARIYTDKGKIEQALELMNEAKLIYEQLGDTRSRAVTLGDIARIYTDKGKIEQALELMNEAKLIFEQLGDTRSRAVTLGDIARIYKNKGKIEQALELHRERLKVYEQLGDTRERAVTLGDIARIYKNKGKIEQALELMNEAKLIYEQLGNLEGIAATKFDIAQIHLAREEEIQPLPLLKSSFELFLSIGRVDGILAVGRRYADVLFHRNEYEQALPVLDNLAKVYQSLGQTEESQQLMGVAEQIRKALQLNS, from the coding sequence ATGACTAAACCTTACCTTGAAAAAGTCGGGGATACAGTCAGCGCCTATTGGGAGGGGATGAGCGGTCCTGTTGCACTTGAAGGTGAATATCCGCTTTTTGAAAAATGGCAGGATCAGTACCAGACCCTTTACCGGACTGACTCGGCGGCAGATGAGTATAAAGAGCTTGGCAGCGCTATGCTTGCATGGCTTAAGGAAAAAGGACTGTGGGCACAGCTTGCGAAGGGGGTGCGGCATAAGGGTTTTCTAGAGATAAGGGTTTCGCCCGATGAATTGCGCTGGGCAGAAAAGGATCAAAAAGTTCAAGACGCATGTGCGCATACCCGGATTTTTCTGGATCTGCCGTGGGAAATTCTGGCTGAGAATGATTTGTATCTGGCCGCCCATTCCGGGACTCCATTCTGCCCCATCCGCAGGATTGGTAAACCTAATGGGAATATTGCCTCCCCATCACCTTACCGCCTTAGCATGGCCTTTATGGCCGCCTCTCCAAGCGATGTACGGACGGTGCTTAATTTCGAGCTTGAAGAATCCGCCATTCTCAGGGCTACTCGCGACAAGAACCTTGAACTGGTAGTGGAGGAAAGCGGAAATCTGGATCAGTTGTCTGAAACAATAGGTGATATGTACAGTAACCTTCCCTCCGGACACAGGGGAATGGATGCTTTGCACCTGTCCTGCCACGGTCGGGCAGATAGAGTTGCTGAACCGCTGTTGCTGCTTGAAAGCGAAGTCGGTACGGAAAAAACCGTTACGGCGAATAAATTTTTATCCGCCCTGAGCTTGCACAAGCCCAGGCTGCTGTTTCTCTCAGCATGCCAGAGTGCCAAATCCGCGGCAAATGCTGTTTCCGATTCAATGGCTTTAGCCTGTGTAAAAGAGGGGATGCCTGCCGTTATCGGTTGGGGTGAATCCGTATATGATTCCCAGGCATCGCTTTTTGCGGCCAACCTTTACAAATTCCTCTCCAATAATGGAGACCTGGAATCTTCAGTTGCCAGAGCCAGGTACAGCCTGCTTGTTCCGGAGGACGAAAGGGCACCGGCCCAAAATTGGCATTTGGCCCGCCTCTATCTGGGACCGGACGGCGGCGGGGTGCTGGCTAACGGCACAAAGGCCCGCCTTAGCCTTTCGCGCGATCATGGAGTGAAAGCCTTTCTGGATACGGATCGTCAGCAGGTCCCGGTGGCCTCACGTTTTGATTTTGTGGGCAGGCGAAGAGATATCCAGCAGATACTGGCCGAATTCAATTCCAAATCACATGCCGGGGTATGCGTTCATGGTACAGGCCGTCAGGGCAAATCCAGCCTTGCAGCCAGAATAGCCTGCCGCATGCCCAACCATGAAGTCGTAGTCGTCTATGGTCCCAAGGAAAGGGGCGGGGATCAGAGCGTTCACTATCAGGCTCATATGATTCTGGAGGCCATAGCCAAAAAGGACATGGATGGCATTGATAAAATTATGGACAGTTATCGGGAGGAAGTACGGAATAATCCGGCGCAGCTTCGTGCGGCCTTAAAGAAGATTCTGAAGAATTGCGACAATGAACAGAAGCCCATTCTGCTTGTTGTGGATGACTTCGAGCAGGCTCTGGTTGCACCGGAATCAGATGATTCGATTCATATGGTGAAGCCCGATTGCAGCCCGGCCATAGCTGCCCTTATTGAGGCCTTTGACGCACATACAGGCCGGTCCCGGCTGCTTTTTACCAGTCGCTATCGATTCTGCCTGCACAAGGACGGACGAGACCTCTGCGATAAACTTCTGTACCTGAACCTGCGACCGATGAAAGAGGAAGAAAGTAGAAAGCAGGCCTTGGCCAAGAACAATTCAAGCGGTGACAGACTGGAAAATGTTCTGGAGATGCGCATCATCAAGGCGGTTAAAGGCAACGCCGGGCTGCAGGATCGTCTGTTTCGTCTGGGAGTCGAAGATGAGGATGCCTGTATAACGGCACTGGAACACCTTGAAGCCTATATTGCCGAAGGTCGGGACCCGGAACAGGAAGTTGTGCGTGCGCATCTGGACGACATTTTTGCGAAAACAACCTTTGAACTGCTAAACAGGCAGGAGCAGGACATACTGCGATTATCGACCCTGTTCAATGTTCCCGTTGTTGACTCGGTCTTCACTAAATTTGTCCAGAACCTGAGCATCATGTCCGTGGACGATAATCCAGACAGGTGTTTTAAGCGCCTTGTGGCTTTCGGTCTTTGGGACACCATGCCGGATTATTTTGAGCCGCAGGAAGCCAGCTTCATAGCTGCTCCTCTGGCTGCACCGAGGGCATTGGGCAGTAGACAGTTTAGCGAAGAAGAAATCAGGGGTGCCATCAATGCAATTCTGCCGGATCTCCTGAGTCATTGGGGAGGAGCGGATAGATCAAAGCGCCCGTTTGCCTTTGATGAAGAGCTGTTTCGTTTGGCGATGCGTGCGGAAAATGCTGCCATTCTGAATATATGCAGCGCAGATGCTCTGCGCTCCTTAAAGGACAAGACTCATTACGTTACCCTTGCAGAAACGGCGGAGAAGGCTCTTGAAATTATACTAACCAAGACAAGACCTGACCCTGAATTACTCTATGTTGCTGCCGAGATATGCCAAGATGGAGGAAAAACCGCATCCGCTCTGGAAATGGCATATGAAGCCGTGGAAAGTTATGAAAGACGCAATAATTTGGATAATGATGATCAATTTCAATTATCGTCAGCTCGCCTACGGCTCGCTAGATTGCAGAACCAAAGTGGATATCCTGATAAGGCTCTGGAGCAGTTTAAATCAGCAAGAGATGAATTTGAGCAGCTTGGAGATGCTAGATCAAGAGCCATTACCCTTGGGGACATTGCAAAAATTTATACAAATAAGGGGAAAATTGAACAAGCTCTGGAATTGCATCGTGAAAGACTCAAAGTATATGAGCAGCTTGGAGATACTAGATCAAGAGCCGTTACCCTTGGGGACATTGCAAGAATTTATACAAATAAGGGGAAAATTGAACAAGCTCTGGAATTGATGAACGAGGCTAAACTCATATATGAGCAGCTTGGAGATACTAGATCAAGAGCCGTTACCCTTGGGGACATTGCAAGAATTTATACCGATAAGGGGAAAATAGAACAAGCTCTGGAATTGATGAACGAGGCTAAACTCATATATGAGCAGCTTGGAGATACTAGATCAAGAGCCGTTACCCTTGGGGACATTGCAAGAATTTATACAAATAAGGGGAAAATTGAACAAGCTCTGGAATTGATGAACGAGGCTAAACTCATATATGAGCAGCTTGGAGATACTAGATCAAGAGCCGTTACCCTTGGGGACATTGCAAGAATTTATACCGATAAGGGGAAAATTGAACAAGCTCTGGAATTGATGAACGAGGCTAAACTCATATATGAGCAGCTTGGAGATACTAGATCAAGAGCCGTTACACTTGGGGACATTGCAAGAATTTATACCGATAAGGGGAAAATTGAACAAGCTCTGGAATTGATGAACGAGGCTAAACTCATATTTGAGCAGCTTGGAGATACTAGATCAAGAGCCGTTACCCTTGGGGACATTGCAAGAATTTATAAAAATAAGGGGAAAATAGAACAAGCTCTGGAATTGCATCGTGAAAGACTCAAAGTATATGAGCAGCTTGGAGATACTAGAGAGAGAGCCGTTACCCTTGGGGACATTGCAAGAATTTATAAAAATAAGGGGAAAATTGAACAAGCTCTGGAATTGATGAACGAGGCTAAACTCATATATGAGCAGCTTGGAAATTTGGAAGGAATAGCTGCGACAAAATTTGATATTGCGCAGATCCATCTTGCCAGAGAAGAAGAGATACAGCCCTTGCCTTTGCTGAAAAGCTCATTTGAATTGTTTCTATCCATAGGGCGTGTTGATGGAATTTTAGCAGTAGGCCGGCGTTATGCCGATGTACTGTTTCATAGGAATGAATATGAACAGGCTCTGCCTGTACTTGATAACCTTGCAAAAGTTTATCAATCTCTGGGACAAACAGAAGAATCACAACAGCTCATGGGTGTAGCAGAGCAGATTCGTAAGGCTCTCCAACTGAACAGTTAA
- a CDS encoding autotransporter domain-containing protein has translation MKKISGCCRLRHIAFIFIFMLAFGSPAVAIATDSPSYALLVPSAETINLTGGTYSVTSSSSNAYSLYANYGYPDSDSLLSIGTLGADTTVSATASGTDAYSCGLYASDISITTLAGTVNAAATDANQAFGLYATDDDDGAYVSINTLSGTITATGTNAGASGIWTNGDNGVGVLDITTLSGTVSATASNGNAVGIHSNFANITTLSGTVSATASGTVTTSRYMYNNGVDSSGGVSLFTYESGATAYGLDSDNGKITIGSLTGTISATSSDGPAYGIRMSTGDISIGTLSGSVTATSLGGEYNTADSYAYTPGKAPAYGLYADSIGIGTLSGSVNVSSADGTAYGLYSTGTLNGGSTDTAMRISGTVEATGATGAYALYADGAANLYITGTIKATASSGTAYAIKTGNSDDKVTLSSGASLTGEVDLGAGTDTLTLLGSGTTSSLFSNIENLEVGDGETSTNWIWGSGSSGSVFNSINIYSGAELITDSNTNLSTTSLTVASGGTLSIAAYGQSTAGVTAATATIDGTLEVDTSAESVGTTSQLLSASTSLSTTSVVSGNPNFTVTRTDSDASGTVTVSTSFSPHDDESSLAATASLASAQAFANVAQSRNLTMLADSGQDSDKEILVASSGSLAGLLNPRKPETTWGMYLQPVFSRGSRDGDSNNEGYDSYMGGLEIGVDRKFGENWVFGFMAGIGAGRIDFSGSNFVSDDYEDQELYTAGLYGGYRFMDWTFSDTLSTTYATHESYRNAGLSQTAEGDYDSMLITNQLTAIYHWSPAEGWEIAPRIGLNITHLHRDGFSETGATNAVSYKDLDTTFADGILGVHVKYDIQMDDTLITPYAGLGVIHSLGSNDITVLQYLATTSAQVTTENDSNRLAPELGVTIGLGDASFTLSYAGEFGETTNSNSIFGILRMDF, from the coding sequence GTGAAGAAAATTTCCGGGTGCTGCCGGCTTAGGCATATTGCGTTCATTTTTATTTTTATGCTGGCTTTCGGCTCCCCTGCCGTTGCAATAGCAACGGACAGTCCGAGTTATGCCTTGCTGGTCCCGTCGGCAGAGACCATTAACCTTACGGGCGGAACGTATTCCGTGACGTCCTCTTCCTCCAATGCATACAGCCTTTATGCCAATTATGGTTATCCTGACTCCGACTCATTGCTCTCCATCGGTACTTTGGGGGCCGACACCACGGTAAGTGCCACGGCATCAGGTACTGACGCCTATTCCTGCGGCCTGTACGCCTCGGATATAAGCATAACCACATTGGCCGGAACAGTGAATGCGGCAGCCACAGATGCCAATCAGGCTTTCGGCCTGTACGCTACGGATGACGATGATGGTGCTTATGTATCTATCAACACCCTGTCTGGGACAATAACCGCAACGGGCACCAACGCCGGGGCTTCCGGCATATGGACCAACGGTGATAACGGAGTAGGTGTATTGGATATTACAACCCTGTCCGGAACAGTAAGCGCCACGGCATCCAACGGGAACGCCGTTGGCATACACTCCAACTTCGCAAATATCACGACCCTGTCCGGAACAGTGAGTGCCACGGCTTCCGGGACAGTTACGACGAGTCGATACATGTACAACAACGGAGTGGACTCAAGCGGCGGAGTATCTCTCTTTACCTATGAAAGCGGCGCTACAGCCTATGGCCTGGACTCGGATAACGGGAAAATAACAATTGGTTCATTGACCGGTACGATTAGCGCGACTTCAAGCGACGGTCCGGCCTACGGCATACGGATGTCGACTGGTGACATAAGCATCGGGACATTGTCCGGAAGCGTTACAGCCACGTCCTTGGGCGGTGAGTATAACACCGCAGACTCATATGCCTATACGCCCGGCAAAGCGCCCGCCTACGGACTTTATGCCGACAGCATCGGCATCGGAACGTTGTCCGGCTCGGTAAATGTTTCATCGGCCGACGGCACCGCCTATGGGCTGTACTCGACCGGCACACTCAACGGCGGCAGTACGGACACGGCGATGCGGATTTCCGGCACGGTGGAGGCAACAGGCGCAACCGGGGCATATGCCCTGTACGCCGACGGCGCGGCCAATTTGTATATCACGGGGACAATCAAGGCCACCGCAAGCAGCGGCACAGCCTATGCCATAAAAACCGGGAACAGCGACGACAAAGTGACTCTGAGTTCGGGAGCAAGCCTGACCGGCGAGGTCGATCTGGGGGCAGGGACCGATACATTAACACTGTTGGGTTCTGGCACAACCTCTTCACTCTTCAGCAACATTGAAAATCTGGAGGTGGGCGATGGAGAAACCTCCACAAACTGGATCTGGGGCTCAGGCTCCAGTGGTTCCGTCTTTAATTCCATTAATATCTATTCAGGCGCCGAACTGATCACAGACAGTAACACAAATCTGAGTACAACCAGTCTCACTGTGGCCTCCGGAGGAACACTGAGCATTGCGGCCTACGGGCAAAGCACGGCCGGCGTTACGGCTGCAACAGCGACTATTGACGGCACGCTTGAAGTAGATACTTCAGCCGAGTCAGTAGGCACGACCTCGCAGCTTCTTTCCGCCAGCACGTCACTTAGCACCACGTCCGTGGTTTCCGGCAACCCCAATTTCACGGTAACCCGCACGGACAGCGATGCCTCAGGCACAGTAACCGTATCCACCTCTTTTTCGCCCCATGATGACGAATCCTCTCTGGCCGCCACCGCCTCGCTGGCCTCGGCTCAGGCCTTTGCCAATGTGGCCCAGAGCCGCAACCTGACCATGCTGGCGGACAGCGGGCAGGACAGCGACAAAGAGATATTGGTCGCCTCCAGCGGTTCGCTGGCCGGGCTGCTTAACCCCCGCAAACCGGAAACAACCTGGGGAATGTACCTTCAGCCGGTATTCAGCCGAGGCTCCAGAGACGGCGATTCGAATAACGAAGGCTATGATTCCTATATGGGAGGGCTGGAAATAGGCGTGGACCGCAAATTCGGCGAGAACTGGGTGTTCGGTTTTATGGCCGGAATCGGCGCAGGCCGGATCGATTTCAGCGGGTCGAATTTTGTTTCCGACGATTACGAAGATCAGGAATTATACACAGCCGGATTGTACGGAGGATACAGGTTCATGGATTGGACCTTCAGCGATACGCTGAGCACAACCTACGCAACCCACGAATCCTACCGTAATGCAGGTCTGTCACAGACTGCCGAGGGAGATTACGACTCCATGCTGATCACGAATCAGCTTACGGCCATCTATCACTGGAGTCCGGCCGAGGGTTGGGAGATTGCACCGCGAATCGGACTGAACATAACCCATCTGCATCGGGACGGATTCAGCGAGACCGGTGCCACCAACGCGGTCTCCTACAAGGATCTGGACACAACATTTGCTGACGGAATTCTGGGCGTGCACGTCAAGTATGACATTCAGATGGATGACACCCTTATCACACCCTACGCGGGACTTGGAGTAATCCACTCACTGGGCAGCAACGACATCACCGTACTCCAGTATCTGGCCACCACCTCGGCACAGGTAACCACGGAAAATGACTCCAATCGTCTAGCTCCGGAACTGGGCGTGACTATCGGCCTAGGGGATGCCAGCTTCACCTTAAGCTATGCCGGGGAATTCGGCGAAACCACGAACAGCAATTCCATCTTCGGTATTTTGCGGATGGATTTCTAA
- a CDS encoding type II toxin-antitoxin system RelE/ParE family toxin, with the protein MIKSFKNRETEKLFNRQFSKIIPNQLARAAYKKLVQIDSAYDLNDLKVPPGNRLELLKGDRAGQYSIRINNQYRICFIWEGRHASQVDVTDYHS; encoded by the coding sequence ATGATCAAGTCATTCAAGAACCGCGAAACCGAAAAGCTCTTCAATCGTCAATTCTCGAAGATAATTCCCAATCAACTGGCAAGAGCTGCATACAAAAAACTGGTTCAAATTGATTCCGCATATGATTTAAATGATTTGAAAGTGCCTCCGGGCAATCGGCTGGAGCTTTTGAAAGGCGACAGGGCCGGACAGTACAGTATAAGGATTAATAATCAGTACCGAATCTGTTTTATATGGGAAGGCAGGCATGCCTCACAGGTGGATGTTACTGATTATCACAGTTAG